One window of the Trifolium pratense cultivar HEN17-A07 linkage group LG2, ARS_RC_1.1, whole genome shotgun sequence genome contains the following:
- the LOC123910054 gene encoding uncharacterized protein LOC123910054, whose protein sequence is MENRCRMRFFLEFVYCCATPRSIPDEDQERRLVPAPSTSTASTSVSSSYRYPKNQRKGALDWRPSLGSISEDIDVPVKSAVVSREVKKKKPVTRGGPTKVYHRSYSDDYYRSSSTPMIMPAFSPTPFMF, encoded by the exons atggaaaATAGGTGCCGGATGAGGTTTTTTTTGGAGTTCGTTTATTGTTGTGCAACACCGCGGTCAATTCCGGATGAGGATCAGGAAAGGCGGCTAGTTCCGGCACCATCTACTTCTACAGCTTCCACATCCGTTTCTTCTAGCTATCGATATCCTAAGAATCAGAGAAAGGGTGCGCTGGATTGGAGACCTTCGTTAGGATCGATTTCGGAGGATATTGACGTGCCGGTGAAAAGTGCAGTGGTGTCGAGGgaggtgaagaagaagaagcctGTCACTCGCGGTGGTCCTACCAAAGTTTATCACCGGAGTTACAGCGATGATTATTACAG GTCATCCTCTACTCCAATGATTATGCCAGCATTCTCTCCAACGCCATtcatgttttga
- the LOC123910842 gene encoding organelle RRM domain-containing protein 2, mitochondrial gives MALTMRAAVAAPRGLRRLFCTNPTASSPTFPFTSTPPSGATSTRQMADPSTNLFVSGLSKRTTTENLRAAFQKFGEVVHARVVTDRVSGYSKGFGFVQYATLEDAAKGIEGMDGKFLDGWVIFAEYAKPRPPPGEAASNMTKQYGRPY, from the exons ATGGCTTTGACGATGAGGGCTGCAGTGGCGGCGCCCCGCGGTTTACGCCGACTTTTCTGCACCAACCCAACCGCTTCTTCTCCCACTTTCCCTTTCACTTCAACGCCGCCTTCCGGAGCTACTTCCACTCGACAGATGGCGGATCCCAGCACCAACCTCTTCGTCTCCG GGCTTTCCAAACGTACCACAACAGAGAATCTGAGGGCAGCATTTCAAAAGTTTGGTGAAGTTGTTCATG CTAGGGTGGTAACTGATCGAGTCTCAGGTTACTCTAAAGGGTTTGGTTTTGTGCAATATGCTACTCTAGAAGATGCTGCTAAGGGCATCGAAGGCATGGATGGCAAG TTTTTGGATGGCTGGGTTATATTTGCAGAGTATGCAAAACCAAGACCACCACCCGGAGAAGCTGCAAGTAATATGACTAAACAATATGGCCGACCTTACTAA
- the LOC123909039 gene encoding uncharacterized protein LOC123909039 — protein MGGGGTMRTAAKLAGIGVARSGFRGSPASYSVEHSVRNSSRASSPTRVISQGAKTTDVKPLHTSVSEDLNDWEFADEGDLFMSGGEPMPRVVFGDVPTFQEAKEATAELKDAIDQIYLSSGNSRFEGSSPGSELSVLSPPAKEPVTNSNSCLVEAISNPSVPKHAIHAFQLLSSSAEAQTVVQSIACDPNIWNAVMQNPAVTSFFESQLAAAESTNGAAFFASEAVETPEKEKANESQLDTVFDFMAILQNLKLTVTEMVSRMSNFFQNIFPTAEKDKSSADGANFMDYKNLMGESFMGLAVMVIMVVLMKRV, from the exons ATGGGCGGGGGAGGAACCATGAGGACGGCAGCCAAACTCGCTGGAATCGGTGTAGCCAGGTCGGGATTCAGGGGATCACCGGCATCATACTCGGTAGAACATTCTGTTCGTAACTCGTCGCGTGCGTCATCTCCTACAAGAGTTATATCGCAGGGAGCGAAAACCACTGACGTGAAGCCGCTGCATACATCTGTATCGGAGGATTTGAATGACTGGGAATTCGCTGATGAAGGCGATCTGTTTATGTCCGGTGGAGAGCCTATGCCGAGAGTGGTGTTCGGTGATGTTCCTACCTTTCAAGAAGCAAAGGAAGCTACTGCTGAATTGAAGGATGCTATTGATCA AATTTACCTTTCATCTGGTAATTCTCGATTTGAGGGCTCATCTCCTGGTAGCGAACTATCTGTTCTGTCTCCTCCTGCTAAGGAACCAGTGACCAATTCTAATTCTTGTCTTGTTGAGGCTATTTCAAATCCCTCAGTGCCTAAGCATGCCATTCATGCTTTTCAATTGCTTAGCTCAAGTGCTGAGGCCCAG ACTGTTGTTCAATCCATTGCCTGTGACCCTAATATATGGAATGCTGTCATGCAAAATCCTGCAGTCACTAGTTTCTTCGAATCACAGCTGGCAG CTGCCGAGTCAACAAACGGTGCTGCTTTTTTCGCTTCTGAAGCTGTAGAAACTCCTGAAAAAGAGAAAGCAAACGAGTCTCAGTTAGACACTGTTTTTGATTTTATGGCTATTCTGCAGAATTTGAAGCTTACAGTTACTGAAATGGTAAGCAGAATGTCCAATTTCTTTCAGAACATATTCCCAACCGCTGAGAAAGACAAATCTTCAGCTGATGGAGCAAATTTCATggattataaaaatttgatggGAGAAAGTTTCATGGGATTGGCAGTTATGGTGATTATGGTTGTACTGATGAAGAGAGTCTAA